In uncultured Draconibacterium sp., one genomic interval encodes:
- a CDS encoding beta-L-arabinofuranosidase domain-containing protein translates to MNPKLYFIILFIVLVSCKSKDQFPEKKSERISVDNTSVTQKDNCEHGPFEGLFTFVTQFDTQDSAFDLQVFKDKYNQFYADNKKVIYDSPALPAWIEINGLLLELTSEAKYAQELEEISVNEKMTDYIQPFVFTRSVDHIYVNLFKPAEINYQHSLGGDVTIRQETTYPESGSVRLHFGMTERQYIELNIRIPEWAEGTHVEVKGVKYFTKPGSFCFIGKKWKDGDLVEIEFPIENYQTRIH, encoded by the coding sequence ATGAATCCTAAACTGTATTTTATTATTCTATTTATTGTACTTGTTTCGTGCAAGTCCAAAGATCAATTTCCAGAAAAAAAATCGGAGCGTATTTCTGTCGATAATACATCTGTAACACAGAAAGATAACTGTGAACACGGGCCTTTTGAAGGACTTTTTACTTTTGTAACACAGTTTGATACGCAAGATTCAGCCTTTGATTTACAGGTGTTTAAAGATAAATACAATCAGTTTTATGCCGATAATAAAAAAGTCATTTATGATAGCCCGGCATTGCCCGCCTGGATAGAAATAAACGGATTGTTGCTTGAATTAACAAGTGAGGCAAAATATGCACAAGAGTTGGAAGAAATTTCAGTAAACGAAAAAATGACTGATTATATACAACCGTTTGTGTTTACCCGAAGTGTTGATCATATTTACGTGAACCTGTTTAAACCGGCAGAAATTAATTATCAGCACTCACTTGGTGGTGACGTTACGATCCGGCAGGAAACAACATATCCTGAATCTGGAAGTGTACGTTTGCATTTCGGGATGACGGAACGGCAATACATTGAGTTGAATATTCGTATTCCTGAATGGGCAGAAGGTACACATGTTGAAGTAAAAGGCGTAAAGTATTTTACAAAACCCGGAAGTTTCTGTTTTATTGGCAAAAAGTGGAAAGATGGCGATTTGGTTGAGATTGAGTTTCCGATAGAAAATTATCAAACTCGTATTCATTAA